The sequence below is a genomic window from Desulfomonile tiedjei.
AAAGGGCTCGAAAATATGGCTCACCACTTCCGTGCTCATCCCATGGCCGGTGTCTGAAACCGTGAGAAGAACATAGTTCCCTGATTGACACTGAAAATGGTCAAGGCAATACTGCTCGTCCAGAAACACGTTGCCGGTAGAAATGGTTAGCCGCCCACCGTTCGGCATTGCATCCTTGGCGTTTACGGCCAGATTCAGTAAGATTTGCTCCATCTGGCCCGGATCGGCATTGACGGTTCCCAAGTCCTCTTCCAAAACTAGCTCTATCTCGATCATCTTGGGGATGGTTCTTCTCAAAAGACTCTCAGCCTGCTTCACCTCGTGGTTCAGGTCCAGCGGCCGCGGCTTGGTCTCGATCCGTCGGCTAAACGTCAACAATCTCCGAACCAAATCCGCCCCACTCTTGGCCGACTGGACTATTTTTCGCAGGTCCGCGGTGTCAGGGTCCTCCCGGCTCTTGTCCATCAACAACAACTCCGCGAAACCCAGAATGACTGTGAGGACATTGTTAAAATCGTGCGCAATCCCGCCGGCCAAGGTTCCCACAGCTTCCATCCTTTGGGCCTGAACAAGCTGTTGCTCCAGCTCCATCTGCCGCGTGACATCATTCCCTATGGCAACGTACTTCACGATCAGCCCTGCGGAGTTTCGCACTGGAGAGATAGTCATGTCTTCGTGGTAGAGCCTGCCGTCCTTACTCTTGCTGATCATTCGTCCTTTCCAGGGTTTGCCGCTGGTGATGGTGGCCAGCACTCTTTGGTACACTAAGGCGTCGTTTTCGGTGCCTTTTAAGAATTTCGGGTTTTTACCAAGCACTTCCTCTTTCGTGTATCCGGAAATCTTCTCAAAGGCCGGATTGACGTATTCAATGATTCCGTGGTTGTCCGTAATCATGACTGTCTCAACAGATTGCTCAATAGCCGTCACAAGACGCAGGCGCTCTTCTTCGGTGGCTCTGCGTTCGGTGATGTCTATGGCGTATTCGATAACGTGTGTCACCTCGCCCGTGCCATCGAAAACCGGATACGCGTGGAGTTCGACATTCTTTGCTTCACCGTTGCCGTTGTAATGAACATGCTCCACTGTTGCAGGTTTCCCGGTTTTCTTGACGATTTCCAGGGGGCACGGATGTTTCGATGTATTACAGGGTTCCTCGCGGCCATGGGTCAGGGCGTAGCACGCGGTCCCCTTAGACGCAAAAACGCGTCGGGCGGCTGAATTGGACATTATCACCCTGTAATCCTTCGGATCGATGACGTAGAAGGGATGAGTTACTGATTCGAGTAGGTCATTGAGGAACTTCCTCTGCTCTAGGATCCTGTTCTCGGCCTTTTTCTGCTGGGTGATGTCCCTGTCTATGGCAAGGATGTACTTCCGGTCGCCAAGCTCTATTAGGCCGGAATTTATCTCCAGGGGAAACACTTGACCGTCTTTCCTGCGGTGCGTGACTTCCTCTCTTATCCTTTCTCCGCGTAAAA
It includes:
- a CDS encoding PAS domain S-box protein — protein: MKTEYRILALAVFFFVFVCGADAALEHFFLEEKSFWGALIFDVCPHVIFHRSLIAISFVVFGAIAAGAIAKRKRAEEAYHESEQRYRALFEHAGDSIYLLEAEGKNAGKIISANQAAADMHGYTLDELMSMNIGDLDTPEAAQAVPRRLERLLRGERIREEVTHRRKDGQVFPLEINSGLIELGDRKYILAIDRDITQQKKAENRILEQRKFLNDLLESVTHPFYVIDPKDYRVIMSNSAARRVFASKGTACYALTHGREEPCNTSKHPCPLEIVKKTGKPATVEHVHYNGNGEAKNVELHAYPVFDGTGEVTHVIEYAIDITERRATEEERLRLVTAIEQSVETVMITDNHGIIEYVNPAFEKISGYTKEEVLGKNPKFLKGTENDALVYQRVLATITSGKPWKGRMISKSKDGRLYHEDMTISPVRNSAGLIVKYVAIGNDVTRQMELEQQLVQAQRMEAVGTLAGGIAHDFNNVLTVILGFAELLLMDKSREDPDTADLRKIVQSAKSGADLVRRLLTFSRRIETKPRPLDLNHEVKQAESLLRRTIPKMIEIELVLEEDLGTVNADPGQMEQILLNLAVNAKDAMPNGGRLTISTGNVFLDEQYCLDHFQCQSGNYVLLTVSDTGHGMSTEVVSHIFEPFYTTKKPGEGTGLGLAMVFGIVENHGGHIQCHSERGLGTNFKIFLPAMASHDEFNPADTAEMPAFGTETILLADDEEFIMELGKKILSRAGYTVLTATNGLEALRIYERNGKEIALVILDLMMPVMGGAQCLEEILKINSQARILLASGYSTDSSAEPGVRERAKGFVAKPYTVKALLETVRKALDAE